A portion of the Streptomyces sp. YPW6 genome contains these proteins:
- a CDS encoding alpha/beta hydrolase translates to MDRILSADGTPIAYRRQGEGPPLVLVGGALSVAATDAALAALLAPRFTVVTYDRRGRGASGDTGRCAVAREAEDLAAVVGAAGAGTSVFGMSSGGALALEAAAAGLPVELLAAYEPPYTPGTSGLRFKARCTARLRRLLAAGDRGGAVALFLSMTGVAEETAARMRRAPVWAELEAIAHTLAYDDALLGDGAIPAERFSGVAARTLVICGGFSSAPVRAATRSLAEALPRGRHRTLTGQMREVAPQVLAPVLTEFFAREMYVYGQAS, encoded by the coding sequence AGGGCGAGGGGCCGCCGCTGGTGCTGGTCGGCGGGGCGCTGAGCGTGGCGGCGACCGACGCCGCGCTGGCCGCTCTGCTCGCGCCGCGCTTCACGGTGGTCACCTACGACCGGCGGGGCCGGGGCGCCAGCGGTGACACCGGGCGCTGTGCCGTGGCGCGGGAGGCCGAGGACCTGGCCGCCGTCGTCGGCGCGGCCGGGGCGGGCACGTCGGTCTTCGGGATGTCCTCCGGCGGGGCGCTGGCCCTGGAGGCGGCCGCCGCCGGTCTGCCGGTGGAGCTGCTCGCCGCGTACGAGCCGCCCTACACGCCGGGAACGTCCGGTCTGCGGTTCAAGGCCCGCTGCACGGCCCGGCTGCGGCGGCTGCTGGCGGCCGGGGACCGGGGCGGGGCGGTGGCGCTGTTCCTGTCCATGACGGGGGTCGCCGAGGAGACGGCCGCCCGGATGCGGCGGGCCCCGGTGTGGGCGGAACTGGAGGCGATTGCGCACACGCTGGCGTACGACGACGCGCTGCTGGGCGACGGGGCGATCCCCGCCGAGCGGTTCTCGGGCGTCGCCGCCCGGACGCTGGTGATCTGCGGCGGCTTCAGCAGCGCGCCGGTACGGGCGGCGACCCGGAGCCTGGCGGAGGCCCTGCCGCGCGGCCGGCACCGCACCCTGACGGGCCAGATGCGCGAAGTGGCGCCCCAGGTGCTCGCGCCGGTGCTGACGGAGTTCTTCGCCCGGGAGATGTACGTGTACGGGCAGGCGTCCTAG